The Streptomyces sp. NBC_01275 genome has a segment encoding these proteins:
- a CDS encoding TetR/AcrR family transcriptional regulator — protein MVRVGLTTERLTRAGAELADEVGFDEVTVSALARRFDVKVASLYSHVKNSQDLRTRIALLALEELADRAAEAVAGRAAKDALTALANVYRDYAREHPGRYAAAQLRLDPETAAASAGVRHARMTRAILRGYDLTEPDQTHAVRLLGSVFHGYVTLELGGGFSHSAPDTQETWTRILDALDALLRTWPAA, from the coding sequence ATGGTGCGCGTGGGGCTGACCACGGAACGTCTGACACGGGCGGGCGCGGAACTGGCCGACGAGGTCGGCTTCGACGAGGTGACCGTCTCGGCGCTGGCCCGGCGGTTCGACGTCAAGGTCGCGAGTCTGTACTCGCATGTGAAGAACTCCCAGGACCTCAGGACCCGGATCGCCCTCCTCGCCCTGGAGGAGCTCGCCGACCGGGCCGCCGAAGCCGTGGCCGGCCGGGCCGCCAAGGACGCCCTGACCGCCCTGGCGAACGTCTACCGCGACTACGCCCGCGAGCACCCCGGCCGCTACGCTGCCGCCCAACTGCGACTCGACCCGGAGACGGCGGCCGCGAGCGCGGGCGTCCGGCACGCCCGGATGACCCGGGCGATCCTGCGCGGCTACGACCTGACGGAACCCGACCAGACCCACGCGGTCCGGCTGCTGGGCAGCGTCTTCCACGGCTACGTCACCCTGGAGCTGGGCGGCGGCTTCAGCCACAGCGCCCCCGACACCCAGGAGACCTGGACCCGGATCCTCGACGCCCTCGACGCCCTGCTGCGCACCTGGCCCGCCGCATGA
- a CDS encoding GDSL-type esterase/lipase family protein, which produces MSRAPESGSGSGWITTPITAGLLRGALDLERTEHGLLPHRLPARARAQCTDPQLAMAESQPSGVRLVFRTRATAVELDTLPTKRVYVGAPPRPDGVYDLVVDGRPAGRASVTGGATLTVDMAAGTSRTESGPPGTLRFTGLPGAVKDVEIWLPHNETTELLALRTDAPVEPVPDRGRPTWLHHGSSISHGSDAASPTAIWPALAASLGGVELINLGLAGSALLDPFTARALRDTPADLISVKIGINLVNTDLMRLRAFAPAVHGFLDTVREGHPSTPLLVVSPILCPMHEDTPGPTALDLDAIADGGPLFQAMGDPAEVATGKLTLRVIRAELARIVEQRAADDPNLHHLDGRALYNEADWTELPLPDGLHPDAATHRLIGERFAALALASAAFTTVRPPTTVRPPTTVRFPPPVRP; this is translated from the coding sequence ATGAGCCGCGCGCCCGAGTCCGGGTCCGGGTCCGGCTGGATCACCACGCCCATCACCGCGGGCCTGCTGCGCGGCGCCCTCGACCTGGAGCGCACCGAACACGGCCTGCTGCCGCACCGGCTGCCCGCACGCGCGCGTGCCCAGTGCACCGACCCACAGCTCGCCATGGCCGAGTCCCAGCCCTCGGGCGTACGCCTGGTCTTCCGCACCCGCGCCACCGCCGTCGAACTGGACACCCTGCCCACCAAGCGGGTCTACGTCGGTGCGCCGCCCCGCCCGGACGGCGTGTACGACCTGGTCGTCGACGGCCGCCCGGCCGGCCGGGCCAGCGTCACGGGCGGCGCCACCCTGACCGTCGACATGGCCGCGGGAACCAGCCGAACGGAGTCAGGACCGCCCGGCACCCTCCGCTTCACCGGCCTCCCGGGCGCCGTCAAGGACGTCGAGATCTGGCTCCCGCACAACGAGACCACCGAGCTTCTCGCCCTGCGCACCGACGCCCCCGTCGAACCCGTGCCGGACCGGGGCCGCCCGACATGGCTGCACCACGGCAGCTCGATCAGCCACGGCTCCGACGCCGCGAGCCCCACCGCCATCTGGCCCGCCCTGGCCGCCTCCCTCGGCGGCGTGGAGCTGATCAACCTGGGGCTGGCCGGCAGCGCCCTGCTCGACCCGTTCACCGCCCGCGCCCTGCGCGACACCCCCGCCGACCTGATCAGCGTCAAGATCGGAATCAACCTGGTCAACACCGACCTGATGCGGCTGCGCGCCTTCGCCCCCGCCGTCCACGGCTTCCTCGACACCGTCCGCGAAGGCCACCCGAGCACACCCCTGCTGGTCGTCTCGCCGATCCTCTGCCCCATGCACGAGGACACGCCCGGCCCCACCGCCCTCGACCTCGACGCGATCGCCGACGGAGGGCCGCTGTTCCAGGCCATGGGCGACCCGGCGGAGGTCGCGACCGGGAAACTGACCCTGCGCGTCATCCGCGCCGAACTGGCCCGGATCGTCGAACAGCGCGCCGCCGACGACCCGAACCTGCACCACCTCGACGGCCGCGCCCTCTACAACGAGGCCGACTGGACCGAACTGCCCCTCCCCGACGGCCTCCACCCGGACGCCGCCACCCACCGCCTGATCGGAGAACGCTTCGCCGCCCTGGCACTCGCCTCCGCCGCCTTCACGACCGTACGACCCCCGACGACCGTACGACCGCCTACGACCGTACGATTCCCGCCGCCCGTGCGGCCGTGA
- a CDS encoding VWA domain-containing protein — protein MVAISLTKVQETAPALVDLYKSAGVSLTKHGLDGQRAAVYLVVDYSGSMKPYYQDGSVQALADRVLGLSAHLDDDGRVPVVFFSTDVDAVTDIALADHRGRVEKIVAGLGHMGKTSYHLAMDAVIDHYLDSGSKDPALVVFQTDGGPINKLAAERYLCKAAKLPLFWQFIGFGDRGSRQFDFLRKLDELPVPGKRAVDNAGFFHAGSDPRKVSDGELYDRLVADFPQWLTAARAAGIVRS, from the coding sequence ATGGTCGCGATCAGTCTCACCAAGGTCCAGGAGACCGCTCCCGCGCTGGTCGACTTGTACAAGAGCGCCGGGGTCTCCCTCACGAAACACGGTCTGGACGGGCAGCGGGCCGCCGTCTATCTCGTGGTCGACTACTCGGGGTCGATGAAGCCGTACTACCAGGACGGCAGCGTGCAGGCGCTCGCGGACCGGGTGCTCGGGCTGTCCGCCCATCTCGACGACGACGGCCGCGTCCCGGTCGTCTTCTTCTCCACCGACGTCGACGCGGTCACCGACATCGCCCTCGCCGACCATCGGGGGCGGGTGGAGAAGATCGTGGCCGGACTCGGGCACATGGGCAAGACCAGCTACCACCTGGCCATGGACGCCGTCATCGACCACTACCTCGACAGCGGCTCGAAGGACCCCGCGCTCGTGGTGTTCCAGACCGACGGGGGCCCGATCAACAAGCTCGCCGCCGAGCGCTATCTGTGCAAGGCGGCCAAGCTGCCGCTGTTCTGGCAGTTCATCGGCTTCGGCGACCGGGGCAGCAGACAGTTCGACTTCCTGCGCAAGCTCGACGAACTGCCCGTGCCGGGAAAGCGGGCCGTCGACAACGCCGGCTTCTTCCACGCCGGTTCGGACCCGCGCAAGGTGTCGGACGGAGAGCTGTACGACCGGCTGGTGGCCGATTTCCCGCAGTGGCTCACGGCCGCACGGGCGGCGGGAATCGTACGGTCGTAG